CGCGACGCCCCACCACCGAAAGCTCCGGTCCGATCTCCCCGCCGCGACCGTCGATGCGGTGGCAACGGTTGCATGCAGCGAGTCGGGGTTGGAAGAACACGCGACGCCCCGTCTCCGGGTCGCCGCCTTCGCTGACGACCTTGAGCCAGCCATCGACGTCCGTGATCGCCGGACGATCCGCCGCATCGGGCGGCGCGGTGCGCAGCGAGCGCTTGGCCTCCGCGGCGACGACGCCTTCGCTGTCGCCGGCGAGTTTCTCAAGTTCGCCCTTGAATTTGTCTACGTCCGCCGCGAGACCGACGACGGCTTCCGCCCGCACATCGGCGGCGATGGCGTGATCGTCAGCGATCTTCATCAGCACATCGAATCGCCCGCCGTCCTTCTTATCGCAGAGCGTGCGCACGGCTTCGAGCGCCAGATGCTTGTCCGCGCCGTGGGCCAGTTCGCTCAATAGATCGAGCGACACCGCGCCGTGGTTCGGGTCGATGACGCGCAGCGCCATGGCGCGAATGGTCGGCGTGCTGCTGGCGTCCTTGAGCCGCTCGACGGCGTACTTGTCGATCGACTCGCCTTTGCCCGTGACCTTGCCGGTTTCGAGCCACTCGATCGCCGCCAGATACGCCGAGAATAGCCGCGACGTCATCACGTTGCCGTCCGCCAGCGCCGCCAGCAGGTTCGGCTCCATGTCCTTAACCTTATCATCGCTCATCCATCGCACGGCAAACAGCCGCACATCGGCGCTGCCGTCGCGCAGCGCGTCCGGCACGACCTTGTGCGCGTCCATGTGGGCCAGTCGCATCGCTTCGACGACGCCGAGGCGCTGTGGTGCTTCGAGCGATGACCATGACAGATCGGAAAGGCCCGGCAACTGCGACAGACCGTACACCGCCGCCTGGCGCGTGAACGGGTCCGCATCGCTCATCGCCGCCAGCAGCGTCGGCACATCGCGCGAGGCGCGCAGATCATTCGCCCGCTTCTCCGCATCGGTGACCGGCACGGGGTCCGGTTCCTTCACGAACGTGAGTTTCGTGTCGCTGGACAAACGCCAGATGCGGCCCTTGCCGTGCAATGTGTAATTGCGATCGACCCAGTCGCCGAAGTAGATCGATCCGTCGGGCGCGATGGTCATGCCCGTCGGGCGGAAGTCCTCGCCGCCGATGACAAGCGGCACGAGCGGCGCGGCGAACGTCGCGCCGCGGGCCGTCAGCGGGTACGAGTCGACGCGGTGATCGCCCCATGACGTGACGATGACGCGGCCCAAGATATCGGCGGGCATGTTGTAGCGGTCGTAGTAGACGATGCCGGTCGGCGCTTCGCCGGTTCCGTTGAGCATCGGCAGCGTGCCGGGCAGTTCGCCGTCCCATGCCTGCAACGGATGCAGCCCCGACCGCCCGTAGCGGAACGAATATCCGTAGTCCCCGCCGGGCACGACATGGTTGAGCCGGCACGGCGGACGCGAATCGGGATCGTTGTCGATCATGAGCAGGCGCTGATGCGAAATCATGCACAGCCCGAACGGGTTCCAGAAGCCGGTGGCGTAGTGCGTGAGGTTCTTGCCGTCGAGGTCGAAGCGGAAGATGTTGCCGCCTTCGCCGTCGAACTTGTAAGTCTTGCCGTCGGCGCCGATGAGCGTGTAGGTCTGCCCGAGGTTTTCGCCGATGCCGACGAAGACGTGGCCCGCATCGTCGAACGCCATACCGCTCATGCCGTTGTGCGGGTAATTGGCGGTGGTTTCGAGATGGGACAGGTCGATGCGTTCGTCGGCCGCGCCGTCGCCATCGGTGTCGCGCAGCTTGAACATCCCGCTGCGCGTGGCGACATAAACGTACCCGTCCGGCCCGCACTTGAGGCCCATCGTCAGATCGCTCTGGTCATAGAACGTCGTGAACTTGTCGACCTTGCCGTCGCCGTCGGAATCTTCGAGGACGCGGATGCGGTCGTGCGGCGGGCCGGCGTAGTCCTTGGGGCGGAAGTGCGTGGCGGACTCGACGACGAGGATGCGCCCTTTGGGATCGACGGTCATCGCGATGGGCGTGACGATCTGCGGCGCCTCGGCGACGAGTTCGATCTTCAGGTCCGGCCGCTGCACCTGGGGCAGATCGGCCGCCAAAGAAAAGACCGCTGTGCATGCAAGCACCGCGGTCGCGATCAACGATTGCATCGGTTGATGCCGGTCAAGAATCATGGCGGGTATCCTCGCGTTCGAGTAGATGATCAATCAGATCATGATACTCGATCGCGAGCTTTTCGGAGCGGGTCAATCCTCGTTTGAACAATTGATAGGCGTGAATTACCGCCGCGATGATGCCAGAGATAATCGACGAAACGAAAAACCCCAACGAGATGCCGATCACAAGGCCGGCACGCATCGCGGAGACATTCAGGTTGCCGTCATCGTTCGGATCGCTCGTGAGGCCGCGAATAAGTTCCTCCCAGCGATGAACGAGCACTAAACAAAACACCAAAAGAACGATCTGAAACTCCGCCAACAGAATGAAGAACCATGCCAGTAATCGCATTCGGCGAAGCTTCTTTCGGAGTTGCTCAATGTATTGCTCGTCGGTGAGTTCCGGTCTGCGGACAGGGAGGCCAAGGAATTTGGGAATGTGGGACGATTCGTTCGCGTCCACGCCACCGGGGGCGTCAGGAGCGCGGCCGGACGGCATGGTCAGATTGGCATGGACCTCACCGGAAGACATGCTCAATTATAGGCGGCGCGCCACGAATGCTGCCAAGCCGCGAGCGGCTAGTCGGCGGCGTGGTGGCCGTTGCCGTTGAGGGGTTCGATGCGGGTGATGTGACGGGGGTCGAGATAGGTGAGTTGCCTTTTGATCGACGAGCCGCGACCGTGAGGGAGCGGTCAAGGCGCGTGACAATGGGTGACGCCCTGACCGCTCCCTGACGGTCGCGGCTCGTTAAATACATCTCACTCGTGCCAAGCCGTGAGCGGCTTAGCCCAAGCTGACGGGCATGACGACGTAGAGGAAGTCGGTGCCGACTTTGAGGGTGCCGGGTTTGTTGGGGGCTTTGAGTTCGATGGCGATCGTGTCGGCGTCGGCGACCTTGAGGACGTCGAGGATGAACTGCGGGTTGAACCCGATTTCGACGGCGTCTCCCGTGTAGGACTCGATGGGCACATGCACTTCGGCTTCGCCCATCTCGGGCGCGCGGCTCGACAGGGCCAGCTCCTGTCCGCTGAAGGCGAACTTGACGCCCTTGGATTCTTCGTTGGTGAGCAGCGCGGCCCGGCGCACGGCGGACGCGAGCAGGTCGGTCTTGAACGACGCCTTGCGGTCCTGATCCTTGGGCACGACGTCCTTGTAGGGCGGGAACGAACCTTCGACGAGGTTGGACGAAAGTGAAGCGCGCTCGGTGGCGAAGTGCGCCTGATTGTCGGCGACTTTGACGCGGACGGTTTCGGAGGGATCGTCGAGGAGCTTGATGAGCAGGTTCAGGGCCTTGGTGGGCACAATCGTCCCGCCGGGCTCGCCCTTGGCTTCGGTGCAGGCGCCTTTGGCGAGGGCGAGGCGGCGGCCGTCGGTGGCGACCATGGTGAGTTTCTTGGCTTCGCGTTCGACGAGGACGCCGTTGATGGCGTAGCGGCTCGTCTCGCGGGCGGTGGCGAAGATCGTCTTCTGAATCAGGTCGCTGAGCGTGCCGGCCTTGATCTGATAGTCGGGTTCGCCGGCGAAGGGTTCGACGGGCGGGAACTGCTCGACGGCGGGGCCATAGATTTTGAAATGCGAGTCAGCGCCGCGGATATGCGTCGCCTCCTCGTCGGTTTCGATCGTGATGGTGGCGTCGGCGGATTCACGGACGATGGCGGTGAGCTTGTCGGCGGGGGCGAGCACGGCTCCGTCCTCGACGACCTCGACCTGGTTGATCGAAAGATGAATACCGACTTCCATGTCCGTCGCCGCCAGCGTCAGAACGCCGCCCGCCGCTTCGAGCTTGACGCAGAGCAGGACGGGCTTGGGCGTGCGGTTGAGCACGGCTCCGCCGATCAGGTTCAGGGCCTCGACAAGCACACCGCGATCGCAATTCACTTTCATGTTCGATCCTTCCTTCAGATTGCAGTCGCATAAGTTACCACGCCCGCGGGCATGCGACAAATGGGGCGATCCCGCATGAAATCTTCAAAAAAAGGGTTTCGCGGATCGGCCCAGCGCGTTAAGGTACGAATCGGGAGCGACGGACGCACATCGACGCACATACGGGGAACCGGCGATGACCACTTTGAGCACACGCGCGATGGCGGGGGCGGGGTTGATGTTCATGGGCGCGATGACGCTGCGGGCGGAAGTGCCGCAGGCGTCGCCGAGCCGGCTGCATCAGATCGCGCCGGACGGGGTGGCGGACTTCGATGCGTCGAGATACGACCTGGAGGAGCTTTTCGCCGAGATCAGGATTCCCATCGTGCAGGGGGATTTTGACGGCAATGGGCAAACGGATCTGGCGCGGACGAACACGAAGCGATTCGATCAGCCGGGCGGCGCGTTTGAGTTGCTGCTGAGCAATCGATTCCCGACGGGCCTTCAATTCGCGGAGCAGAGGATCGACGCCAGTCCCGACGGGCTGGGCCTGGTTGGCGACGTCGACGGCGACGGACATGACGATCTGGTCTTCTTCAAGCATGCCGATGCGAGCGTCACGCAGATCAGCGAAGCGTTCGCCCCCAGCGGCGCGGTTTTCAACGCTGTGCTTTCATCCGATGGCGATCGGGCGATCTACCTGGGCGACTTGAACACGGCGGGGACGTTCGAGTTGTACTTCCGCCCGACCGATCTGTCGGCTTCGCAACAGAAGATCAGCGCCCCGCTGGTCGTCGGGGGCGATGTGTTCGGGTTTGATGCGCACTTCGGCTCGGGGCAGACCTACACCTTCGTCTATCACGCGGACGGCGACACGAACGGCGTCAACGAGCTAATCGGCGGGAGCGACACGCAGCCGGCGATCAAGCTCAGCGGACCACTGGTGAGCGGCGGGCAGGTGCTCAACTTCCAACTCACCGACGATGGGCAGGACGTGGTGTATCTGGCCACGCAGCTTTCAACGGGTCATCAGCAGTTGTTTTACTCGCATACGGACGGCTCGGAGATGGGCGAACTGATCAGCCAGGCCAGTCCGGTCGGTCAGGTGTTCTCGTACAAGGTCGCGCCGGGGGGCGGGTTCGTCGTGTACCGGGGCAACCCGGAGGACGGCGGGGTCAGTGCGCTGTACACGACGCCGATCGGCGCGGTGGCGTTGCAGACGAAGTTCGTCACGCCGTCGGGCGGGAAGATTTACGATGATTTTGACATCAGCGCGGATGGGAAATGGACGGTGTTTCGAGGCGACGGGGCGAGCGTCAACGTGGCGGAGCTTTACACGGCTTTGACGGACGGCACGGGGCCTGTCACGCGCGTGCATCCGGCGTTCAACGTCACGCGCGATGTGCTCGATTTCAAAATCACGCCCGACAGCCGGTTTGTCGTGTATCGCTCGGATGAATTGATCGACAACGTGTTCGATCTGTTCATCGCGGAACTGGGCACGAGCGGCGAGGAACGGCTGGTGAGCGATTCGCTGGGCGGGTCGCGCGATGTGCTGGACTATGTGATTTCGCCGGACAGCCGGTGGGTGCTGTACCTTGAGGACGCGGACGGGAACGGGACGGGCGATGTGCTGATGGCGTCGGCGCTCGACGGGTCGGTGCATCCGTTTCTGGTCAACACGGGATTGGGTTTGGGGCACTTTGGGAAATTCGACTTCACCGCCGACGGGCAATTCGCGGTCTGGATGCAGGATGTGGACCGGGATGGGCATTTTGAGTTGTACGCCCGGCTGCTTCCGGAGCCGGCGAGTTTTGTGATGATGCTGGGGGGATGGGGATTTTTGCGGCTGCGGCGGCGATTGAAGGCGTAGAACGAGGCGGGAATCTTCAAAATATTTTCCGGCGGGGTGTCCTAAAGCGCCTGACGGCTGTGATATGAGCGATGGAGGCCTTTCATGTCCGTCCCGCAGAATGTGATTGTGCGAACGCTGATGCGCGACCGCGCCAAGCTGCTGGCGTATATCTGGTCGATCGTGCATGACGGGCACATCGCGGAGGATGTTTTGCAGGACGTGTCGGTGATCGCGGTGGAGAAGCGCGAGCAGATCGAAAATGAGGCGGTGCTGGCGGCGTGGCTTCGGACGACGGCGCGGCACCGGGCGCTGTACGCCTTGCGTCAGGGCCGGAGCAAACCGCTGACGCTCGACGCCGGCGTGCTGGATCAGCTTGAAGGCGAGTGGGCCGAGCGCGACGCGGTGCCGACGAACCGGCTGATGGACGCATTGCGGGAGTGTCTTTCGCATCTGACGCCGCATGCCCGGCGGATCATCGACCTTCGCTACATGCGCTCGTGCAGCTCGCAGCAGATCGCGGCGGATTTGGGTTTAAGTGTCGCGGCGGTTTACAAGACGACGACGCGGGCGCATGCCGCCCTGTCCGATTGCGTGCGGGAGCGGATGAGCCATGAGTGACGCGATGACGAACATGGCGCTGGAGGAGTTGATCGCGCGATACCTGGAGGGCGTGGCGGACGCGGCGCAGACGAGTGCGCTCAATGCCATGCTCGCCGGCGATGCGGCCGCGCGGCGGATGTTCGTCGACCGCTGCCTTCAGGAACGCTGCCTCGCCGAGCTGGCTCCGCAGGAAGGATTCGTCGCTCAGGTGTCAGGGGTCGGCAAAATCACCCGTCGCCCCCACGCCGACGCTGAGCCGGCTCTGAGGCGAAGCGTCTGGTACGCAAAAGGATTCAGAGGTCAGGGTTCGGGGTTCAGCGTCATGGCAGCGATCGCCGCGCTTTTCGTCATCGCCGGCGCGCTCCTGTACATCTTCCTGCCCGCTGCTCCACACTCCCAACTCCCCATTCCGCACTCCCCCGCCCCCATCGCTCTCCTCTCGGACCTTTCCGACAACGCGCAGTTCATCGACGCGCCGCACGCGCTCGGCTCCGACCTTTTGCCCGGCGTGATCGCGCTCAAACGCGGGTCGGCCCAGATCGCGTTTCGCTCCGGCGCGGTCGTCGATCTGACCGGGCCGTGCGAATTTGACATGACCGGCGAGAACCGCGGGTATCTGCGGCATGGCCTGTTGACCGCCTACGTCCCCGCCGCCGCGCGCGGGTTCACAGTGGGCCTGATCAGTCACGCGCACATCGTCGACCTGGGCACGCGCTTCGCCATCGACGACGCCTCCGACGGCTCCGCCCGCCTGCGGGTGCTCGAAGGCCGCGTGCGCATCGACGATGTGGAGCCCGCCGCGCTCGTCCTCGAAGCCGGTCAGGGTCGGCGCATCAGCCGCGCCGGCCGCATCCTTCCGCTGGCCCTTTCGTTCGATGTGGACGGCGAAGCGAGCGGCGGTTCCATCACCGATCCCGACGCCGCCGCGCTGACGGTCGGGCCGGGGGCGGCGACGTCGCTGGGCGTCTCCGTCACGCTGAGCGCGAATCTCAACAAGTGGCGCGATCGTCGCAATGAACTGAGCCCTGATGTCGAGCACTACAACCTGCTCCGCGATTTCGTCTACGAAAACTCCGGCGATCCCGTGACGATCCGCATCGACGGCCTGCGACCGCAGACCGCCTACGACCTGACCGTCTACTCCTTCGACGCTCAGTCCAATGATCAGACCAAAAGCGCCTGGTTCGCCGACGAAGCAGCCGGCGCCCCGCTGCATGTGCACACCATCCACTGCAAGAACCCCGCCGCCGGCGCGTTCACGCTGCACCTGACCTCCGACACGCGCGGCCGACTCCGCCTCGTCGCCAAACCCTGGGGCGGCGACCCGTCGATCGTGATCTTCAACGGCCTGACCATCGCCGAATCCGACGCCGACCCTGCGCCCGCGACTTCGATCAGCAATGCGCCGCCCGCACACTTTGACAAGGAGCAATGAAATGAGAAAGTCCATCCTCCCCGCCGTCCTGATCGCCGCCTCCCCGCTGCTCCAGTGCGCGAGCACGCAAGCCGACATCACCACCGGCCTCGTGAGCCGATACGCCTTCGACAGTCCCGCCAATCCCGGCCTCGACTCCGGCGGCAACAACTTTCAGGGCACGAACAGCGGCGTCGACATCGTCGATGACCCGACGCGCATCACCGCCGCACTCTTCGATTCCAGCGATTCAATCACCGCCCCCATCTCCACGCTCAGTTCCTCCGGCTTCACCGTCTCCCTCTGGGTCAACCGCTCCGCCACCGGCAATTCCGTCAATAATGGCCTGTTCACCATCAACGACGGCAACGCCGCCAACAAGACCCTCGGCGGTTGGGTCAATACCTCCGACCAGGTCTGGGGACGCATCATCGCCGGCGGCACGCACGACCTCCCGCAGGATGCCGACTCCGCCATCCCCGACGGCACATGGTCCCTCGTCACCTTCCGAGGCACCGGCTCCAGCTACCAGGTCTTCGTCGACGGCGTCAACACCACCAACAACGTCGCCTACTCCGGCTCCTTCAGCACCGTCATCAACACCCTGCTCATCGGCCGACAGGGCTCCGAATCGTGGAACGGACGCATGGACGACTTCCGCGTCTACAACCGCGCCCTGAGCGACTCGGACATTCTCGAACTCTACAACGAACCCGCCAGCGATCGCATCTACGCCAATCATGTCCAGTTCGACATCAACGGTTCGACAGCGAGCGGCACCACGCAAAGCGGATACACCCCCGTTACCGCCGTCGGCCCCACCAGCACCGAATCCCTCCTGACCACGCTGACCATCAACGGCGCCCTTGATGAATTCCGCGACCGCGGCAACACCGCTTCGCTCCCCTCCTCCAATCCGCAGTTCAATCTCCTGCGCGATTTCGTCTTCGAGAACGACGGCCAATCCGTCCAACTCGATCTGGCCGGCCTGCGACCCTTCACGCTCTATCAGGTCACCGTCTATTCCTACGACTCGCAGAACAACGGCACGAAAAGCGAGTGGTATCAGGACGCCATCAGCGGCTCCCCCCTCGCCGTCCACACCATCACCAGTTCCTCCCCCTCGACCGCCGCATTCATCATGAACCTCTTCGCCGACGCCAACGGCGACATGCACATTCTCGCCCAACCCTTCGGCGGCGGATCGGGCATCGTCATCGTCAACGGCATCGAACTGACCATCATCCCCGCCCCCGCCGCCCTCCCCGCCGGCCTCGCGCTGTTGGGGTTGATCCTGATCGGCCGCCGCAAGAATTATCTTCATTCCGCTCGCTCCTGAGGTTATAATGGTGGACCAGAGGTTCCATTCAATTCGACCCCGAAGGAGACTGAGCATGAAGACCCTCGCCATCGCTGTTGTGTCGTCCCTTGCCCTCGCCGCCGCCGCGCCGGCATCGACCGTCATCCCCGGCTTCGCCGCCAGCGCCCAATTCGACGTCAACTTCCCCACCGGCCCCGTCACACAATCCGGCTACACCGGCTTGCAGGACGACGGCAACGGCGCCGGCTCCAACACCTTCAACGCCACCGCCCCCAGCGGTGTCAAACTCACCATCACCAACCCCAATGACCAATCCCGCGACCGCACCGGCGGCGGCGTCCTCGCCGGCAACCCCGATGCCAGTCTCCTCCGCGACTTCACCTTCACCAGCACCAGCAGCACCGTCACCACCGACGCCCTCCGCGCCGACCTGACCGGCCTGGCCCCCAACACCGCCTACACCGTCCGCGTCTACACCTACGACACACAGAACGACAAGGCCGGCAGCTTGTGGTTCGCCGGCGCCTCCGCACCCGCCACGCTCAACTCCAACGACCCCGCACTCGTCGGGTTCTACGACAACCGCCTCGCCAGTCCCAACTCCGGCTTCCTCGACCTGAACCTCACCTCCGACGCTGCCGGCGCCATTCATCTTTACACCCGCGGGTCCACCGGCTACGCCGGCAACGCCCTGGCCTTCCTCAACGGCCTCTCCGTCACCGCCATCCCCGCCTTGACCGACGTCATCAAGGCCGACATCAACAACACCAACGCCGGACAAGGCCCCACCAACGTCACCAAGGCCGGCTTCTCCGCCATCAATCCCGTCAACAACATCGGCACCCTGACCAGCGGCTCCGTCACCGTCACCGTCACCTCCGACCGCACCGACAACCCCACGCGTAATCGCAACAACTCCGGCGACGCCCTCTTCAATGACTTCATCCTCTCCAACGCCGAGATGCGCATCGACCTGAGCGGCCTGACGCTCGGCAAGCTCTACTCGCTCACCATTTTCTCGCAGGACACCAGCGCCAACAGCGGCGTCTATACCGATTGGTTCCTCAATAATTCGACCACACCCTTCAAACAGGGCGCGTTCAACCTCGGCGCCGCCTCCACCGCGCAGGCCGCCATGGGCTTCACCACCTATTTCGCCGCCACGCAGACGAACATGACGATCTTCGGCCGCTCCGGCGCACCCGGGTCCTTCGTCTTCCTCAACGGCCTGATCCTCCAGGAATCCGTCGCCTTCATCCCCGCCCCCGCCGCACTCCCCGCCGGCCTCGCCCTGCTCGGAGCCCTCGCGTTCCGACGACGAAAATGAAACACACCGACGCGCATCACGATCGCCCGACAGCGGCGCTTGCCCCGCATCACCGATGCACGTCCCCGAGGCGGGGTGACTTCAGTCACCCCGCATTCACCCTAATCGAACTCCTCGTCGTCGTCAGCATCATCGCCTTGCTGATCGCGATTCTCCTGCCCGCCCTCTCCCGCTCGCGCGAGATCGCCAAGCGCACCGTCTGTCTCTCCCATCTCAAATCCATCGGCGCCTGCGCCATCACCTACACCACCTCCAACCACGGCGACTTCTTCGCCCCCAATACCTTCAACGTCCAGATCGCCTTCGTGAACGTCACCGGCAA
The window above is part of the Planctomycetota bacterium genome. Proteins encoded here:
- a CDS encoding c-type cytochrome, giving the protein MILDRHQPMQSLIATAVLACTAVFSLAADLPQVQRPDLKIELVAEAPQIVTPIAMTVDPKGRILVVESATHFRPKDYAGPPHDRIRVLEDSDGDGKVDKFTTFYDQSDLTMGLKCGPDGYVYVATRSGMFKLRDTDGDGAADERIDLSHLETTANYPHNGMSGMAFDDAGHVFVGIGENLGQTYTLIGADGKTYKFDGEGGNIFRFDLDGKNLTHYATGFWNPFGLCMISHQRLLMIDNDPDSRPPCRLNHVVPGGDYGYSFRYGRSGLHPLQAWDGELPGTLPMLNGTGEAPTGIVYYDRYNMPADILGRVIVTSWGDHRVDSYPLTARGATFAAPLVPLVIGGEDFRPTGMTIAPDGSIYFGDWVDRNYTLHGKGRIWRLSSDTKLTFVKEPDPVPVTDAEKRANDLRASRDVPTLLAAMSDADPFTRQAAVYGLSQLPGLSDLSWSSLEAPQRLGVVEAMRLAHMDAHKVVPDALRDGSADVRLFAVRWMSDDKVKDMEPNLLAALADGNVMTSRLFSAYLAAIEWLETGKVTGKGESIDKYAVERLKDASSTPTIRAMALRVIDPNHGAVSLDLLSELAHGADKHLALEAVRTLCDKKDGGRFDVLMKIADDHAIAADVRAEAVVGLAADVDKFKGELEKLAGDSEGVVAAEAKRSLRTAPPDAADRPAITDVDGWLKVVSEGGDPETGRRVFFQPRLAACNRCHRIDGRGGEIGPELSVVGRRATPRWLLESILTPSREIAPQFVANVMTMKDGKTLMGIMLPQGGQNGKQTFVDPAGQRFTINTDDLTDRKLMDVSVMPMGLSAALTKEEMRDLVAYLMTLK
- the dnaN gene encoding DNA polymerase III subunit beta; translated protein: MKVNCDRGVLVEALNLIGGAVLNRTPKPVLLCVKLEAAGGVLTLAATDMEVGIHLSINQVEVVEDGAVLAPADKLTAIVRESADATITIETDEEATHIRGADSHFKIYGPAVEQFPPVEPFAGEPDYQIKAGTLSDLIQKTIFATARETSRYAINGVLVEREAKKLTMVATDGRRLALAKGACTEAKGEPGGTIVPTKALNLLIKLLDDPSETVRVKVADNQAHFATERASLSSNLVEGSFPPYKDVVPKDQDRKASFKTDLLASAVRRAALLTNEESKGVKFAFSGQELALSSRAPEMGEAEVHVPIESYTGDAVEIGFNPQFILDVLKVADADTIAIELKAPNKPGTLKVGTDFLYVVMPVSLG
- a CDS encoding sigma-70 family RNA polymerase sigma factor — its product is MSVPQNVIVRTLMRDRAKLLAYIWSIVHDGHIAEDVLQDVSVIAVEKREQIENEAVLAAWLRTTARHRALYALRQGRSKPLTLDAGVLDQLEGEWAERDAVPTNRLMDALRECLSHLTPHARRIIDLRYMRSCSSQQIAADLGLSVAAVYKTTTRAHAALSDCVRERMSHE